A genomic stretch from Erysipelothrix sp. HDW6C includes:
- a CDS encoding LCP family protein, with protein MNKNSNRIGTILLSVAFVLLGYALLVMRFIPVTYRLIILLITVVVAMIVLIVTKKQIWRYTLAASIVVVALGVFFSQFMVNNISSGKEYELVEYVYLRLKDNKTVEPTDKVGFYGVRLHDGEDETSGVKPEYLDHEIIEYADALELADALYDGVIDGILTQSSFVADIAFLKPDFEMDTVVVDQFNITEQRQSIVKDVDVTNEPFLVYVSGIDVFGDVVTRSRSDMNMLLAVNPQTHEILTVSIPRDSYLPLGCEGGEMDKLTHAGLYGISCSVKTMENLIGHDINYYIRLNFTGLVDIVDALGGVDVVSHYDFTTDGGLSFKVGKNHVNGEEALIFARERSNIDYGDVSRGIHHQELIKAIFQKLISPENISKLPQMTVLLQNTVDTNLSTETLSTLIARQISGDTVWSFKENNLKGSGDMQPVHTLSSEYMYYVYWPDSESLNEIKQQITAIMTPLLEE; from the coding sequence ATGAATAAGAATTCGAACCGGATTGGAACCATACTTTTATCCGTAGCATTTGTGCTTTTAGGCTATGCTTTATTGGTTATGCGTTTCATTCCTGTCACCTATCGACTCATCATTTTGCTGATAACTGTTGTTGTGGCAATGATTGTTTTGATTGTGACCAAAAAGCAAATCTGGCGATATACGTTGGCTGCCTCAATTGTGGTAGTTGCTTTGGGTGTGTTCTTTTCCCAATTTATGGTGAATAATATTTCATCCGGTAAAGAATATGAGTTGGTGGAGTATGTTTATTTACGCCTTAAAGACAATAAAACTGTAGAGCCGACAGATAAGGTTGGTTTTTATGGTGTACGTCTGCATGATGGTGAAGATGAGACTTCGGGTGTAAAACCTGAATATCTTGATCACGAAATCATCGAGTATGCGGATGCGCTTGAACTTGCGGATGCGCTTTATGATGGTGTCATTGACGGGATTCTAACGCAAAGCAGCTTTGTGGCTGATATTGCTTTCTTGAAGCCTGATTTTGAAATGGATACTGTGGTTGTTGATCAATTTAATATAACAGAGCAACGGCAATCAATAGTTAAGGATGTCGATGTAACCAATGAACCTTTCTTAGTTTACGTAAGTGGTATTGATGTGTTTGGAGACGTTGTTACGCGTTCGCGCAGTGATATGAACATGCTCTTGGCCGTTAATCCGCAAACACATGAAATACTAACAGTATCGATTCCACGTGATTCTTACTTGCCACTTGGCTGTGAGGGTGGAGAAATGGACAAGCTGACCCATGCAGGATTGTATGGCATATCGTGTTCTGTAAAAACAATGGAAAATCTCATCGGTCACGATATAAACTATTACATCCGTCTTAATTTTACAGGTCTTGTTGATATCGTTGATGCTTTAGGTGGCGTTGATGTCGTATCACATTATGATTTCACGACAGATGGTGGTCTTTCGTTTAAAGTTGGAAAGAATCACGTAAATGGAGAAGAAGCCTTAATCTTTGCTCGAGAGCGTTCAAATATTGATTATGGTGATGTATCACGAGGCATCCATCATCAAGAACTCATCAAAGCAATCTTTCAAAAATTAATATCACCAGAAAACATTTCAAAGTTACCTCAAATGACTGTATTACTACAAAATACTGTTGATACAAATTTAAGTACGGAGACACTCTCGACACTCATTGCCCGACAAATTAGTGGGGATACGGTGTGGAGTTTCAAAGAAAACAACTTAAAAGGAAGCGGTGATATGCAACCTGTTCATACGTTGTCCTCAGAATACATGTACTATGTTTATTGGCCTGATAGTGAGAGCCTCAATGAAATAAAGCAACAAATCACAGCAATCATGACACCACTTCTGGAGGAATAA
- the rpmF gene encoding 50S ribosomal protein L32: MAVPKRRTSKARKNSRRTHYKLPRVTLAKDPQTGEWKVPHRVDRAEVK; the protein is encoded by the coding sequence ATGGCAGTTCCAAAAAGACGTACTTCGAAAGCTAGAAAAAATAGCCGTCGAACACACTACAAATTACCTAGAGTTACTCTAGCTAAAGATCCTCAAACAGGAGAATGGAAAGTTCCCCACCGCGTAGACCGCGCTGAGGTTAAATAA
- a CDS encoding DUF177 domain-containing protein translates to MKFIRSDLDRLTTQRINIDEEVVIDLGPQKDSSRVTALRDIFAVGHGYYDDHSSRFITDLTIDGIMTVPCAITLTPFDIDFSFRLGEVFSFEPLGPEDEGIEEVDGEELDLTPYIMDAILAEVPLKAIHPDLEEYPEGDGWQVMTEEDYIKEKNQAIDPRLAKLKDFKFE, encoded by the coding sequence ATGAAGTTTATAAGAAGTGATTTAGATAGATTAACAACGCAACGCATCAATATTGATGAGGAAGTTGTCATTGATTTAGGTCCACAGAAAGACTCTTCACGTGTCACTGCTTTACGTGATATCTTCGCAGTGGGTCATGGTTATTATGACGATCATTCATCAAGATTTATTACCGATCTTACAATAGATGGTATAATGACAGTACCTTGCGCAATTACATTAACACCATTCGATATTGATTTCTCATTTCGATTGGGTGAAGTGTTTAGCTTTGAACCGTTAGGTCCAGAGGATGAAGGTATTGAAGAAGTTGATGGTGAAGAACTTGATTTGACTCCATACATAATGGATGCAATCTTAGCAGAAGTTCCACTTAAAGCGATTCATCCCGATTTGGAAGAATATCCAGAAGGTGATGGTTGGCAAGTGATGACTGAAGAAGATTATATAAAAGAAAAGAATCAAGCAATTGATCCAAGACTTGCAAAATTAAAAGATTTCAAGTTTGAATAA
- a CDS encoding PTS sugar transporter subunit IIC, whose translation MDKFFNEKLMPGIMKFVNTKAILALRNGMLYTMPLTILGSIFLILTNFPWQPVVDFLQSMNVVGPMNQAVGATFDIIAIVGVVGIAYEYVKNEGHAGLNAGVLALVSFLILQESFVVKDGLEVGGIINKAWTGGRGMIAAIIIGLVVGWIYSYFLNNDIRIKFPEGVPSGVVNSFAALIPGIVIMVLSVIVYGLFKNFGDTTVLDAIYRFIQIPLEGMTDSLGGVIMMGFIIPFMWFFGIHGSSIVGGIMGPILQANTLNNKAILDAGHELTIAAGGRIVTQQFLDQYMTVTGAGMTIGIVIFMVFFAKSARNKEIGKLSVVSALFNINEPIIFGTPIVLNPLMAVPFIAMPIISGLILYFAQYTGLVPLFGGVTAPWTTPPIISGFLVGGWKLALLQLFNLTLSFFVYYPFIKKIDRMNIKEEQEAASQA comes from the coding sequence ATGGACAAGTTCTTTAATGAAAAATTAATGCCAGGCATTATGAAGTTCGTAAACACAAAGGCTATTTTGGCATTACGTAACGGTATGCTATATACAATGCCTTTAACAATTTTAGGTTCGATATTCTTAATTTTAACTAATTTCCCATGGCAACCCGTCGTGGACTTCTTACAATCAATGAACGTTGTTGGACCGATGAATCAAGCAGTAGGTGCTACATTCGATATAATTGCGATTGTGGGTGTCGTTGGAATCGCTTATGAGTATGTAAAAAATGAAGGACATGCTGGATTGAATGCCGGAGTGCTTGCACTTGTATCATTTCTAATACTGCAAGAATCATTTGTTGTGAAAGATGGTCTTGAAGTGGGCGGTATTATCAACAAAGCATGGACAGGCGGTCGTGGTATGATTGCCGCAATTATCATTGGATTGGTCGTTGGTTGGATCTACAGTTATTTCCTTAATAATGATATCCGTATTAAGTTTCCTGAAGGTGTGCCATCCGGTGTTGTAAACTCCTTTGCTGCACTTATTCCTGGTATTGTTATTATGGTTTTATCCGTTATCGTATATGGACTCTTTAAGAATTTCGGTGATACAACGGTCTTAGATGCTATCTATCGCTTTATCCAAATCCCACTTGAGGGTATGACAGATAGTCTTGGTGGTGTCATTATGATGGGATTCATTATTCCATTTATGTGGTTTTTTGGAATTCATGGGTCTTCAATTGTTGGTGGCATCATGGGGCCAATCCTACAAGCAAATACACTTAACAATAAAGCGATACTTGATGCAGGTCATGAATTGACCATTGCAGCAGGTGGGCGCATCGTAACACAGCAATTCTTGGATCAATATATGACTGTCACGGGTGCGGGAATGACCATTGGTATTGTTATCTTCATGGTATTCTTCGCGAAATCTGCACGAAATAAAGAGATTGGAAAGTTAAGTGTTGTCTCAGCGTTGTTCAATATCAACGAACCCATCATTTTTGGAACACCAATTGTGTTGAATCCTTTGATGGCAGTACCATTCATTGCGATGCCAATCATTTCGGGACTCATTCTCTACTTTGCTCAGTATACAGGTCTTGTTCCACTCTTTGGTGGTGTCACTGCACCATGGACCACACCACCTATTATTTCAGGATTCCTTGTTGGGGGATGGAAGCTTGCGCTTTTACAATTATTTAATCTTACGTTGTCATTCTTCGTTTATTATCCATTCATTAAGAAAATTGATCGGATGAATATCAAAGAAGAACAAGAAGCAGCATCACAAGCATAA
- a CDS encoding 6-phospho-beta-glucosidase, with protein sequence MSLDKFPEDFLWGGAIAAHQAEGAWNRDGKGISVADVMSGGKHGSERVITAGVIDGMYYPNHDAVRFYDHYKEDLEYFSEMGFKAFRTSIAWTRIFPKGDEAEPNEQGLKFYDDVFDECIRLGIEPVITLAHFEMPYHLVEAYGGFGNRKCIDFFTNFATVCFERYKHKVKYWMTFNEINNQTNYKSDFALFTNSGLRIHDDSERERAMYQAAHYELVASALAVRIGHKINPDFKIGCMVAMCPIYPNTSKPEDVMLASVAMQRRLYFADVHARGAYPRNMIAYFERKNFNLDITDVDLDILSKGTVDYIGLSYYMSFTIANPHDNPQFDYDESRMLVKNHYIKTSKWGWAIDPVGFRYALNWLYDRYQLPLFVVENGYGEHDVIKDNTISDDYRIDYLREHIIQMKHAIVEDGVEIIGYTTWGPLDIVSAGTGEMSKRYGFIYVDRSDDGTGTYKRIPKSSFDWYRNVIATHGDVL encoded by the coding sequence ATGAGTTTGGACAAATTCCCTGAAGATTTTTTATGGGGTGGGGCTATCGCGGCACATCAAGCAGAAGGTGCTTGGAATCGTGATGGTAAAGGGATAAGTGTCGCTGATGTGATGAGTGGTGGAAAGCATGGTTCAGAACGTGTGATAACCGCCGGTGTGATTGATGGTATGTACTACCCCAATCATGATGCTGTGCGATTCTATGACCATTATAAGGAAGATTTAGAATATTTCTCAGAAATGGGATTTAAGGCGTTTCGTACAAGTATTGCGTGGACACGGATTTTTCCGAAAGGGGATGAAGCTGAACCGAATGAGCAGGGGCTTAAATTTTATGACGATGTATTCGATGAGTGCATTCGTTTAGGGATTGAACCCGTCATTACTTTAGCGCATTTCGAAATGCCATATCATCTTGTCGAAGCATACGGGGGATTTGGTAATCGGAAGTGTATTGATTTTTTTACAAATTTCGCAACAGTTTGTTTTGAGCGGTACAAACATAAAGTAAAATACTGGATGACTTTCAATGAGATAAACAATCAGACAAATTACAAATCAGATTTTGCGCTCTTTACAAATTCAGGACTTCGTATTCATGATGATTCTGAAAGAGAACGCGCAATGTACCAAGCGGCCCACTATGAGTTGGTTGCCAGTGCCCTTGCAGTTCGTATTGGACACAAAATAAACCCTGATTTCAAAATTGGATGTATGGTTGCAATGTGTCCAATCTATCCAAATACAAGCAAACCAGAAGATGTCATGCTTGCGTCGGTTGCGATGCAAAGACGTCTGTACTTTGCCGATGTGCATGCACGTGGTGCATATCCACGAAACATGATTGCATATTTTGAACGGAAGAACTTTAATCTTGATATTACGGATGTGGACTTGGATATTCTAAGTAAAGGTACAGTCGATTATATCGGGTTGAGTTATTACATGTCGTTTACCATTGCGAACCCACACGATAATCCACAATTTGATTATGATGAGTCGCGTATGTTGGTTAAAAACCACTACATCAAAACTTCGAAGTGGGGATGGGCCATCGATCCTGTTGGATTCCGGTATGCACTTAACTGGTTGTATGATCGCTATCAACTTCCGTTGTTTGTTGTTGAGAACGGCTATGGTGAACACGATGTTATTAAGGACAACACAATCAGTGATGACTATCGTATTGACTATCTGCGTGAACATATCATACAGATGAAACATGCAATCGTTGAAGATGGTGTTGAAATTATAGGTTATACAACCTGGGGTCCCTTGGACATTGTTTCCGCGGGAACGGGTGAAATGAGTAAACGTTATGGTTTTATCTATGTGGATCGCAGTGATGATGGGACGGGAACGTACAAACGAATCCCCAAGTCGTCATTCGATTGGTATCGAAACGTCATTGCGACACATGGTGATGTATTGTAA
- a CDS encoding MurR/RpiR family transcriptional regulator yields the protein MFNADDLATLNDLELDLYNYIVAHQNDVLTMTIRELAHEAHVSTTTILRFCKKLHFQGFSEFKLYAKMQLTNAEPTHLRTNTDIILEYFKRIDNEAFNTVIDQAATIIAKTSTVFLLGIGTSGILAKYASRYFSNIGKFTQYIDDPFFPIKIEDETVIIALSVSGETKEMIQAISQMKNEHTTIISITNSGNNTIAKITDLNINYYLPLEVKADHVNLTSQVPVVHILESIAKRIFEVNATQ from the coding sequence ATGTTCAATGCCGATGACTTAGCAACCTTGAATGATTTAGAGTTGGATTTGTATAATTATATTGTTGCCCATCAAAATGATGTGTTGACCATGACCATCCGTGAATTGGCACACGAAGCGCACGTGTCAACCACAACAATCCTGCGTTTCTGTAAGAAACTTCATTTTCAAGGATTCAGCGAGTTTAAGTTGTACGCCAAAATGCAATTAACAAACGCGGAGCCAACACATCTGCGTACGAATACAGATATAATTCTCGAGTATTTTAAACGCATTGATAATGAAGCCTTTAATACCGTTATTGATCAGGCGGCAACAATTATCGCAAAGACAAGTACGGTTTTTCTCTTGGGTATCGGAACCTCGGGGATTCTTGCGAAATATGCATCGCGTTACTTTTCTAATATTGGAAAGTTTACGCAATACATCGATGACCCATTCTTCCCCATTAAGATTGAAGACGAAACGGTTATTATTGCTTTATCAGTAAGTGGTGAAACCAAAGAGATGATTCAGGCAATCAGCCAAATGAAGAATGAGCACACGACAATTATTTCCATCACAAATTCTGGAAATAATACCATTGCGAAAATCACCGATTTAAACATTAATTACTACTTACCTTTGGAAGTGAAGGCGGATCATGTAAATCTAACATCTCAAGTGCCTGTTGTTCATATTCTTGAATCCATTGCCAAACGTATCTTTGAAGTAAATGCCACCCAATAA
- a CDS encoding SpaA isopeptide-forming pilin-related protein, with protein sequence MNKKITRILGLTLVALFVAVQVFTQQKPVAANTGSMSIDNIAVMKDGVLVDKDVVLENEAPLVVRISVTTTEPAPYELSVSLPSQLIVSNQVSVPLVNDAGETIANYSILNGVVVIDNPSQIGNAILDIPVTYFGDANSVPELIFMVEQTPWVIAYTPFVEPTIETPVVKPIEAEPQVAKPQVVVSPYAVIPTVTPIITSIKIVDKDGNEISPDNPVPTDAEVSILFEWEIPEGFVLSENDTYEFDLPEQFKIYTAISGTLDDYGRFDIDLNGHVVMKFNDLAATGVSEGVSGTMEVHTKLDTEKIEGNTEQVIEFPVGEGIDVPISLVPNEGTDIQKSGELIPYNGKDIQWTIDVNTNKELIHNAVVKDIIAAGGNDALKLIQSSIKVVHLGVNVDGSVIEGAAVDPSEYEIIFDAEGGFSVGFKNDINSAYRITFDTEIVNAENLEGSVTFRNSATLVGDGVSGSTNANVSTQYGKPLAKSVGDEKEGHRLDWTIQYNFNEKHIQKADAVIKDTMQEGFVYDLDTLTLYEIIIDENGNQTQGRKLVSPDDYSVSVAEVNGQEQMTITMANDVTKPIEIKYETYPKPGVIIDENQTVTNKVEAEGMTSTGESGKITQGGITKGKPDVNIRDKVMHWTILLNKDRYEMENLVVTDTFSSSQMEFFESSLKIVDEDGVVLNKGVDYTVTATQLGFTVAFTNTVTKQLTMTYDTGFQFTDENGLPITHYTNNAEISWESENSTPHNSNDGQDVELPTEVNNNGKKTAVYNPLTKEITWTVYANYNQDNGTLEAGATIVDQLLPFMPLKEDSVILFNYTIDDTGKIIDHADDPLEEGTIYKLDIVPADNANGLGEKITITTLLDLVRAKGNIALRFVTTLDGQTVEKEYTNTAIFNDGDKDYPLDGKVTVPNGGNHIAKSGKQNGENVDWTVNINFSQSTIEDAIIRDTPSTNQRVLKDTIKLFGTKVDNKGAVTIDTTKVLVEGTDYTLIFNDDPLTGVQTFEIHFLQTLTSPYVMKYSAVIDEINGNQVSNGIAIEGKNTQIIEGDDDDFIVVQSSTGSGTGNGFRGSIIVTKKDSSGNPLEGAIFELLTADGSVVWRGPATTAADGTIAFEAITSGDYILREIKAPAGYVISEALARGVPIRVNNTASTPETNITTYEAVNEKTKVTLWKTHKTLSNNAVVNVAGATYELFKIDGSRFDPNAPATSLGTYVTDSNGQIIVEMLSGGDYYFIERSVPVGSGLVLNDAKVYFRIDIKANGTGQPVVVKTENYQGRASIYKVNEKNLPIGNVEFRVMKVDPTGDIEVASGIHTNFLGIAHVTDLSPGDYYFEEVASATGYVLTTEKAYFTIDTHAVGLPAVKRIFGFKNYKGALEFKKVDAFNQPLGSTEFTLTDANGIETIIVTEADGTAKVDGLVPGTYTLVETKPLPGYILDPTIHAFTIDAQYEGKQTVTFGTLVNYQGELRFKKVDEFGKPLANAEFTLTDPDGITHIIKTDAQGRGTASQLKPGKYKLVETKAPQGFILDRTVHQFEIADTSTKAVIIDLGTLINRKDIPLVPTVPTNPGEPGLPGAGVGNNVNGLYMVVLGLGIVVLTIRIKKHKNDSQTTH encoded by the coding sequence ATGAATAAAAAAATAACGAGAATTTTAGGACTTACACTCGTTGCACTGTTTGTTGCTGTGCAGGTATTTACGCAACAAAAACCTGTTGCTGCAAATACTGGATCAATGTCAATTGATAATATTGCAGTTATGAAAGATGGGGTGCTTGTTGATAAAGACGTTGTTCTCGAAAATGAGGCGCCACTTGTTGTTCGTATTTCAGTAACGACAACAGAACCAGCGCCATATGAACTTAGCGTTTCATTACCAAGTCAGTTGATTGTTTCAAATCAAGTGTCAGTACCACTTGTTAATGATGCGGGTGAGACAATCGCAAACTATTCAATTCTGAATGGTGTTGTAGTTATTGATAATCCAAGCCAGATAGGGAACGCGATTCTTGATATTCCTGTGACTTATTTTGGTGATGCGAATAGTGTCCCAGAGCTTATCTTTATGGTGGAACAAACGCCATGGGTTATCGCGTATACACCATTTGTTGAGCCAACCATAGAAACGCCTGTTGTTAAACCGATTGAAGCAGAACCACAGGTAGCAAAACCACAAGTGGTAGTATCTCCGTATGCTGTAATTCCAACAGTGACACCAATCATTACTTCAATCAAGATTGTCGATAAAGATGGAAATGAAATATCTCCAGATAATCCTGTACCAACAGATGCGGAAGTAAGCATTCTCTTCGAATGGGAGATCCCAGAAGGATTCGTGCTTTCTGAAAATGATACTTATGAATTCGATTTACCAGAACAGTTTAAAATTTATACTGCAATCTCTGGGACCTTGGATGACTATGGTCGTTTCGATATTGATCTGAATGGGCATGTGGTTATGAAGTTTAATGATCTTGCTGCCACAGGTGTGTCAGAGGGTGTAAGTGGGACAATGGAAGTCCATACGAAGCTCGATACTGAGAAAATTGAAGGGAATACCGAACAAGTTATTGAATTCCCCGTAGGGGAAGGCATTGATGTTCCCATTTCACTTGTTCCAAATGAAGGAACAGACATTCAAAAATCCGGCGAGTTGATTCCTTACAATGGAAAAGACATTCAATGGACTATAGATGTTAATACAAATAAAGAACTCATTCACAATGCTGTAGTCAAAGATATTATTGCTGCTGGTGGCAATGATGCATTAAAACTAATTCAATCGAGTATTAAAGTTGTGCATCTTGGTGTCAATGTCGATGGGTCGGTTATAGAAGGTGCTGCTGTCGATCCATCGGAGTATGAGATCATTTTTGACGCAGAAGGGGGATTCTCTGTCGGATTTAAGAATGACATCAATTCTGCTTATCGCATTACATTTGATACAGAAATTGTAAACGCAGAAAACCTAGAGGGAAGTGTAACTTTTAGAAACTCAGCAACCTTAGTTGGTGATGGTGTAAGTGGTAGTACAAATGCTAATGTAAGCACACAGTATGGCAAACCACTTGCTAAATCAGTAGGAGATGAAAAAGAAGGGCACCGTCTTGATTGGACCATTCAATACAATTTCAATGAGAAACATATCCAAAAAGCAGATGCCGTGATCAAAGACACGATGCAAGAAGGGTTTGTATATGATCTCGATACACTCACATTGTATGAGATTATCATTGATGAAAATGGAAACCAAACACAAGGGCGTAAGTTAGTTAGCCCTGATGATTACAGTGTGTCCGTTGCTGAAGTCAATGGTCAAGAGCAAATGACCATTACGATGGCAAATGATGTCACCAAACCGATTGAAATCAAATATGAAACCTACCCAAAACCGGGCGTCATTATTGATGAAAACCAAACCGTTACAAATAAAGTTGAAGCAGAGGGAATGACATCGACGGGTGAATCTGGAAAGATTACACAAGGTGGTATTACTAAAGGAAAACCGGATGTCAATATCCGTGATAAGGTCATGCATTGGACCATCCTCTTAAATAAAGACCGCTACGAGATGGAAAACCTTGTAGTGACCGATACATTTAGCAGTTCACAAATGGAATTCTTTGAATCGAGTTTAAAAATTGTCGATGAAGATGGTGTTGTTCTGAATAAAGGTGTTGACTACACTGTAACCGCAACACAACTTGGCTTTACCGTTGCATTCACAAATACAGTTACAAAACAGCTTACAATGACATATGACACTGGATTCCAATTCACGGATGAAAATGGGTTGCCAATTACACACTATACAAACAATGCTGAGATTTCATGGGAAAGTGAAAATTCTACACCACACAATTCGAATGATGGTCAAGATGTAGAACTTCCAACAGAAGTCAACAACAATGGGAAAAAGACAGCTGTCTACAACCCACTTACCAAAGAAATAACATGGACTGTTTATGCAAACTATAACCAAGACAATGGCACTTTGGAAGCCGGTGCAACGATTGTTGACCAGCTACTTCCATTTATGCCACTCAAAGAAGATTCCGTCATTCTGTTCAATTACACGATTGATGATACTGGAAAAATTATCGATCATGCAGATGATCCTTTAGAAGAAGGGACCATTTACAAACTTGATATAGTTCCTGCTGATAATGCAAATGGACTTGGAGAGAAAATAACAATCACGACACTGCTCGATCTCGTCCGTGCAAAAGGGAACATTGCATTACGATTTGTTACGACATTGGATGGACAGACAGTCGAGAAAGAATATACCAATACAGCAATATTCAACGATGGAGATAAAGATTATCCACTCGATGGTAAGGTTACAGTCCCAAATGGGGGAAATCATATTGCGAAATCTGGAAAACAAAATGGTGAGAATGTTGACTGGACTGTCAATATTAACTTCAGTCAATCAACGATAGAAGATGCCATTATTCGTGATACACCATCAACAAACCAAAGGGTACTCAAAGATACAATCAAACTCTTTGGTACAAAAGTAGATAACAAGGGCGCGGTAACCATTGACACAACCAAAGTCCTTGTTGAGGGCACAGATTATACTCTTATTTTCAATGATGACCCGCTAACTGGCGTTCAAACCTTTGAAATTCACTTTCTGCAAACACTGACATCACCATATGTGATGAAGTATTCGGCAGTAATCGATGAGATTAATGGCAATCAAGTTTCCAATGGTATTGCGATAGAAGGCAAGAACACCCAAATTATCGAAGGGGATGATGACGACTTTATTGTTGTTCAATCATCAACAGGTTCTGGAACGGGAAATGGATTCCGAGGATCTATCATTGTCACGAAGAAAGATAGCAGTGGTAACCCACTTGAAGGCGCGATATTTGAATTGTTGACTGCAGATGGTAGTGTCGTATGGCGTGGGCCAGCAACAACGGCAGCAGATGGAACAATTGCTTTTGAAGCAATTACATCCGGAGATTATATTTTACGTGAAATTAAGGCTCCTGCAGGGTATGTTATCAGTGAGGCTCTAGCACGTGGTGTCCCAATTAGAGTCAACAATACAGCGAGCACACCAGAAACGAATATTACAACCTACGAAGCAGTCAATGAGAAAACAAAAGTAACATTATGGAAAACCCATAAGACGTTAAGTAATAACGCTGTTGTAAATGTAGCGGGTGCGACATACGAATTATTCAAAATTGATGGCAGCAGGTTTGATCCAAATGCTCCTGCAACGTCATTGGGAACCTATGTAACCGACAGTAACGGTCAGATTATTGTTGAGATGCTCTCAGGTGGTGATTACTACTTTATAGAACGATCAGTGCCTGTTGGATCTGGTTTGGTTCTCAATGATGCGAAAGTATACTTCCGTATCGACATCAAAGCAAACGGTACGGGACAGCCTGTTGTGGTAAAGACGGAGAACTATCAGGGGCGTGCAAGTATCTACAAAGTGAATGAAAAGAACTTGCCAATTGGTAATGTTGAGTTCCGTGTTATGAAAGTTGACCCTACGGGTGACATTGAAGTAGCATCAGGTATTCACACGAACTTCTTAGGGATTGCGCATGTTACTGATTTAAGTCCTGGTGATTATTATTTTGAAGAAGTTGCAAGTGCGACAGGGTATGTACTCACAACAGAGAAGGCATATTTCACAATTGATACGCATGCCGTTGGCCTTCCAGCTGTGAAGCGAATTTTTGGATTCAAAAACTATAAGGGCGCATTGGAATTTAAGAAAGTTGATGCGTTTAATCAACCTCTTGGAAGTACAGAGTTTACACTCACCGATGCGAATGGTATCGAAACCATCATTGTTACTGAAGCGGACGGAACGGCTAAGGTCGATGGTCTTGTACCGGGTACCTACACATTGGTAGAGACAAAACCGCTCCCTGGATACATTCTTGATCCAACAATTCATGCCTTCACAATTGATGCACAATACGAAGGAAAACAAACCGTGACCTTTGGCACGTTGGTGAATTACCAAGGTGAATTGCGTTTTAAGAAAGTTGATGAATTTGGAAAGCCACTCGCGAATGCAGAGTTCACGCTTACCGATCCTGATGGTATCACGCATATCATTAAGACGGATGCGCAAGGAAGGGGAACAGCTTCACAGCTTAAACCTGGAAAATACAAACTTGTGGAAACAAAAGCACCACAAGGATTTATTCTTGATCGCACAGTGCACCAATTCGAGATTGCGGATACAAGTACAAAGGCAGTGATTATAGATCTTGGAACATTAATTAACCGCAAGGATATTCCTCTTGTACCAACGGTACCGACAAATCCCGGCGAACCCGGTCTGCCAGGTGCTGGCGTTGGAAACAATGTAAATGGTCTTTATATGGTAGTGTTAGGACTGGGAATTGTCGTTCTAACGATACGCATCAAAAAACATAAAAATGATTCACAAACCACACACTAA
- a CDS encoding nucleotidyltransferase family protein, translating to MEKLLQENLEIMHILRIIEALNLEQGCLCAGTIRNYFWDVFSDQNPQIVSDVDVVFYDPAVPYEMNATIQADLKRRYPQYEWEVKNQVYMHIHNPLQRPYTSVVDALASFPERCTAIGAYLKDGDVHLIAPYGTDDIRNFIIQPTPMYANEPGYSLYRQRIIKKTWTNRWPQLSIL from the coding sequence ATGGAAAAACTATTACAAGAAAATTTAGAAATCATGCATATATTGAGGATCATTGAGGCGTTGAATCTTGAACAAGGGTGTTTGTGTGCAGGAACCATTCGTAATTATTTTTGGGATGTTTTCTCAGATCAGAATCCACAAATTGTCAGTGATGTCGATGTTGTCTTTTATGATCCAGCAGTCCCATATGAAATGAATGCGACAATTCAAGCAGATTTGAAACGTCGTTATCCTCAATATGAGTGGGAAGTAAAGAATCAAGTGTACATGCACATACATAATCCTCTGCAGCGTCCTTATACTTCAGTAGTCGATGCGCTCGCATCGTTTCCTGAACGTTGCACCGCAATTGGAGCTTATTTAAAAGATGGCGATGTGCACTTGATTGCTCCATATGGAACCGATGATATTCGCAATTTTATCATCCAACCAACGCCAATGTATGCCAATGAGCCTGGCTATTCACTTTACCGTCAACGGATAATAAAAAAAACGTGGACGAATCGATGGCCACAATTAAGCATTCTTTGA